From the Amycolatopsis thermoflava N1165 genome, one window contains:
- a CDS encoding gamma-glutamylcyclotransferase, translated as MPLYAAYGSNMDPNQMMERAPHSPMAGTGWLEGWRLTFGGEDLGWEGALATIVEDPGSRVFVVLYDVTPLDEALLDRWEGGELGMHNKIRLRVQTMDGSALAWLYVLDAYEGGLPSARYLGVLADAAEAAGAPTDYVDDLRTRPCRGITS; from the coding sequence GTGCCGTTGTATGCCGCCTACGGGTCCAACATGGATCCGAATCAGATGATGGAGCGGGCGCCGCATTCGCCCATGGCCGGCACGGGCTGGCTGGAGGGGTGGCGGCTGACCTTCGGAGGCGAGGACCTCGGCTGGGAAGGCGCCCTGGCGACCATCGTCGAAGACCCGGGCTCCCGGGTCTTCGTCGTGCTGTACGACGTGACGCCGCTCGACGAGGCGCTGCTCGACCGCTGGGAAGGCGGCGAGCTGGGCATGCACAACAAGATCCGGCTGCGCGTGCAGACGATGGACGGCTCCGCGCTGGCCTGGCTGTACGTGCTGGACGCCTACGAGGGCGGTCTGCCGTCGGCCCGGTACCTGGGCGTGCTCGCCGACGCCGCCGAGGCGGCAGGCGCGCCGACGGACTACGTGGACGACCTGCGCACCCGCCCCTGCCGCGGCATCACATCCTGA